The following coding sequences are from one Caloenas nicobarica isolate bCalNic1 chromosome 25, bCalNic1.hap1, whole genome shotgun sequence window:
- the LOC135998469 gene encoding surfactant protein C-like: MVTEPPGRVPTPWSLRCHPRFAVLGKALMSRLLFAHLEQIQGSLGCKEEEEEEEEAMESNVKEVVVEEPLDPEKGCCKPGCCCWPCALCCSKCCLPRCCKCPSCSGCPGCGGCIKRSLCFVPRLLCYLPRKLLGCTHHLKCLLITVVVVVLLVVIIAGALLMWLRADQRHADAVSWMGMTRGPAWEEDAATFYLDSGNGNPATVIYDYKNLLVSYRSQLHHACYITHVDKDNIPGLDVIAESFQRRQAEEKLAVPLADRSLLGTTASILCSIVPVYWA; this comes from the exons ATGGTTACAGAGCCCCCGGGACGTGTCCCCACCCCGTGGTCACTCCGCTGCCACCCCCGTTTTGCGGTTCTTGGGAAAGCTTTGATGTCCCGTTTGCTCTTTGCCCACCTCGAGCAGATCCAA ggcagcctgggttgcaaggaggaggaggaggaggaagaggaagccATGGAGAGCAATGTGAAGGAGGTGGTGGTTGAAGAGCCGCTG GACCCGGAGAAAGGCTGCTGCAAGCCgggttgctgctgctggccctgcgCCCTTTGCTGCTCCAAATGCTGCTTGCCCCGCTGCTGCAAATGCCCCAGTTGCTCCGGTTGCCCCGGCTGTGGCGGCTGCATCAAGCGGTCACTCTGCTTCGTCCCCCGCCTGCTCTGCTACCTGCCCCGCAAGCTCCTGGGCTGCACCCACCACCTCAAGTGCCTCCTCATCACCGTGGTGGTGGTGGTCCTGCTGGTGGTCATCATCGCCGGCGCCCTGCTGATGTGGCTGCGCGCTGACCAGCGACACGCCGACGCC GTCTCGTGGATGGGGATGACGAGGGGACCAGCCTGGGAAGAGGATGCGGCCACTTTCTACCTGGATAGCGGGAATGGAAACCCGGCCACAGTCATCTATGATTACAAGAAT CTGCTGGTGAGCTACAGATCCCAGCTCCACCACGCCTGCTACATCACCCACGTGGACAAGGACAACATCCCGGGGCTGGATGTCATCGCCGAGAGCTTCCAGCGCCGGCAG GCTGAGGAGAAACTCGCCGTGCCCCTGGCCGATCGCTCCCTCCTGGGTACCACTGCCAGCATCCTCTGCAGCATCGTCCCCGTCTACTGGGCTTAG
- the LOC135998574 gene encoding surfactant protein C-like: MDGSSKEPLLEEAPPSYTASTRLPCIPHQLKCLLIVVVVVVVLVVVIVAFLLLGLHITETHAETVLRMTIHGRDSDGTPQQLSMSKKERTGTFAVRDGLNTSAVVVYNYGKLLVGYRSWRHRVCYVTRLDKDNIPGLDAVTETFQRRQAEMKEVGDNDIPLADRSILGTTVNILCSTVPVFWA, encoded by the exons ATGGACGGCAGCTCCAAAGAGCCGTTGCTGGAGGAGGCACCTCCG agCTACACAGCCTCCACCCGCCTGCCctgcatcccccaccagctcaAGTGCCTCCTGAtcgtggtggtggtggtggtggtccTGGTGGTGGTCATCGtcgccttcctcctcctggggctgcacaTCACCGAGACGCATGCTGAAACG GTCTTGCGGATGACCATCCACGGTCGGGACAGTGATGGGaccccccagcagctctccatGAGCAAGAAGGAGAGGACAGGGACATTCGCCGTGCGGGACGGGCTCAACACCTCCGCCGTGGTGGTGTACAACTACGGCAAG ctgctggtCGGCTACAGGTCCTGGCGTCACCGCGTCTGCTATGTCACCCGCCTGGATAAGGACAACATCCCGGGGTTGGACGCTGTCACCGAGACCTTCCAGCGTCGGCAA GCTGAGATGAAGGAGGTTGGGGACAATGACATCCCCCTGGCCGACCGCTCCATCCTGGGCACCACAGTCAacatcctctgcagcactgtcCCAGTGTTCTGGGCATAG
- the LGI3 gene encoding leucine-rich repeat LGI family member 3, with translation MELQRRRRMPRDQLSTLLLLLVALAWFWLPAGGRRPPRPPPCPPSCSCTRDTAFCVDSKAVPKNLPPEIISLTMVNAAFTELREAAFAHIPSLQFLLLNSNKFTLIGDDAFTGLSHLQYLFIENNDIQALSKATFRGLKSLTHLSLANNNLQTLPRDLFKPLDILSDLDLRGNTLACDCKIKWLVEWLESTNTTVPATFCSSPGQFEGQRIRDLALGDFQCITTDFVVHQVLPFQAVSAEPFTYASDLYIALAQPGASSCAILKWDYVERKLRDFDRIPAHSAVHCKPIVAQDQLYVVVAQLFGGSYIYRWDTAVDKFIKIQDIDSQKTRKPNDIEAFQIEGDWYFVIADSSKAGSTSLYRLNQNGFYSHQALHAWHRDTDVEYVENDGKPRLIISSSSQAPVIYQWNRAQKQFAPQGEVGEMLDVQMVKHFKVKRDQFLCLSRYIGDSKVVRWEGQRFVELQTLPSRGSMVMQPFSVESRRYLALGSDFSFTHVYLWEEEKQKFVKFQELSVQAPRAFRYVPAADVQLLLAPSFKANTLVYRHVVVDLSL, from the exons ATGGAGCTGCAGCGCAGGAGGAGGATGCCGAGGGACCAGCTCTccactctcctcctcctcctcgtcgcCTTGGCCTGGTTCTGGCTGCCAGCGGGGGGTCGCAGGCCCCCCCGGCCACCTCCTTGCCCCCCGAGCTGCTCCTGCACCCGGGACACAGCTTTCTGCGTGGATTCCAAGGCTGTGCCCAAGAATCTACCCCCCGAGATCATCTCGCT GACGATGGTGAACGCAGCCTTCACGGAGCTCCGCGAGGCGGCTTTCGCCCACATCCCCTCGCTGCAGTTCCT CCTGCTCAACTCCAACAAGTTCACGCTGATCGGAGACGACGCCTTCACCGGCCTCTCGCATCTCCAATACCT GTTCATCGAGAACAACGACATCCAGGCACTTTCGAAAGCCACTTTCCGCGGGCTTAAGTCTCTGACTCACCT gTCCTTGGCCAACAACAACCTGCAGACGCTGCCCCGGGACCTCTTCAAGCCACTGGACATCCTGAGTGACCT GGACCTCCGTGGCAACACGCTGGCCTGCGACTGCAAAATCAAGTGGCTGgtggagtggctggagagcaccAACACCACGGTCCCCGCCAccttctgcagcagccccgggcAGTTCGAGGGCCAGCGCATCCGCGACCTGGCGCTGGGCGACTTCCAGTGCATCACCACGG ATTTCGTGGTGCACCAGGTGCTGCCCTTCCAGGCGGTGTCGGCTGAGCCCTTCACCTACGCCAGCGACCTGTACATCGCGCTGGCGCAGCCCGGCGCCAGCTCCTGTGCCATCCTCAAGTGGGACTACGTGGAGCGCAAGCTGCGTGACTTCGACCGCATCCCCG CTCACTCGGCCGTGCACTGCAAGCCCATCGTGGCGCAGGACCAGCTCTACGTGGTGGTGGCCCAGCTCTTCGGTGGCTCCTACATCTACCGCTGGGACACAGCCGTGGACAAGTTCATCAAGATCCAAGACATCGACAGCCAGAAAACCCGCAAGCCCAACGACATCGAGGCCTTCCAGATCGAAGGCGACTGGTACTTTGTCATCGCCGACAGCTCCAAGGCGGGTTCCACCAGCCTCTACCGCCTCAACCAGAATGGCTTCTATTCCCACCAAGCCCTCCACGCCTGGCACCGCGACACCGACGTGGAATACGTGGAGAACGATGGCAAACCCCGCCTGAtcatctccagcagctcccaagCCCCCGTCATCTACCAGTGGAACCGGGCGCAGAAGCAATTCGCACCCCagggggaggtgggggagaTGCTGGACGTGCAGATGGTGAAGCACTTCAAGGTGAAGCGGGACCAGTTCCTCTGCCTCAGCCGCTACATCGGGGACTCCAAGGTGGTGCGGTGGGAAGGGCAGCGCTTCGTGGAGCTGCAGACGCTGCCGTCCCGCGGCTCCATGGTGATGCAGCCCTTCTCGGTGGAGAGCCGGCGGTACCTGGCGCTGGGCAGCGACTTCTCCTTCACCCACGTCTACCTGTGGgaagaggagaagcagaagtTCGTCAAGTTCCAGGAGCTGTCGGTGCAGGCGCCCCGGGCTTTCCGCTACGTGCCGGCCGCCGACGTGCAGCTCCTCCTGGCTCCCAGCTTCAAGGCCAACACGCTGGTGTACCGGCACGTGGTGGTGGACCTCAGCCTTTAG
- the REEP4 gene encoding receptor expression-enhancing protein 4: protein MVTWILSRVIVLLFGMLYPAYASYKAVRTKNIREYVRWMMYWIVFALFSATETFTDLLISWFPFYYEMKMAFVIWLLSPYTRGSSLIYRKFVHPTLSRKEKEIDTYIVQARERSYETMVRFGKRGLNLAATAAVQAATKSQGALAGRLRSFSMQDLRSIPDETPLHYRDPLYLEEQENHQHLLAHSTASAARRYDSETEDEEFWSDSQIFPEPSPRQSLRAARRTAPSKEGSSRILRSRIRRKAAPPEQDS from the exons ATGGTGACCTGGATACTCAGCCGGGTGATCGT GCTGCTCTTCGGGATGCTCTACCCTGCCTACGCTTCCTACAAGGCTGTGAGGACCAAAAACATCCGGGAATAC GTCCGCTGGATGATGTACTGGATCGTCTTTGCGCTCTTCTCGGCCACCGAGACCTTCACCGACCTGCTCATCTCCTG GTTTCCCTTCTACTACGAGATGAAGATGGCTTTTGTCATCTGGCTGCTCTCCCCCTACACACGGGGCTCCAGCCTGATCTACCGCAAATTTGTGCACCCCACGCTGTCCCGCAAGGAGAAG GAGATCGACACGTACATCGTCCAGGCCCGGGAGCGCAGCTACGAGACGATGGTGCGATTCGGCAAGAGGGGCCTCAACCTGGCGGCCACCGCCGCGGTCCAGGCGGCCACCAAG aGCCAGGGCGCGCTGGCCGGGCGGCTCCGCAGCTTCAGCATGCAGGACCTGCGCTCCATCCCGGACGAGACCCCCCTGCACTACCGGGACCCCCTGTacctggaggagcaggagaaccACCAGCATCTGCTGG CACACAGCACGGCCTCGGCTGCCCGGCGGTACGACAGCGAGACGGAAGATGAGGAGTTCTGGTCGGACTCGCAGATTTTTCCCGAGCCTTCGCCCCGCCAGAGCCTGCGCGCAGCGAGGAGGACAGCACCGAGCAAAGAG GGCTCTTCCCGAATCCTGCGCAGCCGGATCAGGAGGAAAGCGGCTCCGCCGGAGCAGGACAGCTAA
- the HR gene encoding lysine-specific demethylase hairless: MASDTRMAETPLRWRRAQDAAQDAGGMESGVMVLPRSAAAELGLSGYLEPGKLSYGTEKGCPWRGSQGCLGTSRELAGGRLGCPYPAVSPCLRDALCRPKDGAELLPRNGQPKAGWAEPCKEHPKPRWAEAVLAPLALYSHHRYPLPFPGLDSQRPKPHAAAGDGDGDPPTFRHCPFLLDAKHSPFLLSSLLPAGPPGDTQFGSGGPEGAGVMGDGRFAGVDWHLGSHVPAWGHPVYLGLPSRRKTAPNTFDECSSSGNKEFYPKKEPGFPSLAEDQAPSQLLGKGQDGAGEQEPELPGASWRDGRVGGSSVVPAPHIRTPLPSSSRPLFLLQPGRPGSCGGPWVGAQPPGADVHLELGQCRTSQPKDECLAYQSSSPGDPDPSPLLTDGHNPLALAKSDPPPACLCTTPGCNGCPGVGCGVLNPFEPPLGIPGGRFPCTPSNHTKLKKTWLTRHSEQSLPRCKGPRRDGGPEPAGEGKRSAKRPHGTGDGPGVAKRGTNATEHVAMAGDDVESEGDPEERRMELGEGATLGHAGRELWCLQSVPCTALPESIPRCCACAARAPRDPQGEEEEEEDPPESTCRLLHFRRFTLGDSGDLTVDGICTLGEAEGGTLQPEVADPERGGRSGGSSLCLAKYLLGVLGDNFCQAIRRDRDTWLQAPEGVTGWRRGAGAPQLCDACQRGFFNSHWSCARCGFQLCPGCHRSRREADGHEGLARPPECIPGQEHHVASLVPTQFVPTRVLSRLWKLLHEVRVKFNIESHCPCGEGAAERSLAEPPGSSQMHGVFQELPGAAVPTLPPSSDGQTDTSRPIKEESPEGGSPPPGQPPPRVAVQPGTLCDLLASTAVKLCLGQDGVRMAFAPVSPALPNDNRLTSILDSIIARVVERKIQERQEGGELSPPSPKSSPCTLAPSGLLWLHDPGHASNYQLFQEHWRRGQPVLVSGLQKRLEGGLWGPESFCPARGEQAVDVVNLRAPGSRLRMSSREFWDGFTASAASLELGGGDLLKLESGFGDMELCRAANLRASLPLPEYCGATGRLNLAAYLRGQRGRRWLCPRVCAAYGVHPRDRNIGTKNLTVEPTDTISILVHAVAGPPEALLWEGDADGMDAQLQERLWDAGSRPGALWHIFRAEDAARIRDFLQKDQEQEGAATAEPPGRYLDLSLRRRLREECGVSGWTLLQFVGDAVLVPAGAPHQVQTLTSTISVEQRFLSPENAIRLQNHSIHPSAATRQLHAQLDGMIFCAVQEAVRVLRGCK; encoded by the exons ATGGCCAGCGACACGAGGATGGCGGAGACGCCGCTGCGGTGGCGGAGAGCCCAGGACGCGGCGCAGGATGCCGGCGGGATGGAGAGCGGTGTGATGGTTTTGCCCCGAAGCGCTGCTGCCGAACTGGGACTCTCGGGCTACCTGGAGCCCGGCAAGCTGAGCTACGGAACGGAGAAAGGGTGTCCCTGGAGGGGCTCCCAGGGCTGCTTGGGGACAAGCCGGGAGCTGGCCGGTGGCCGGCTGGGCTGTCCCTACCCTGCGGTCTCCCCGTGTCTGCGGGACGCCCTGTGCCGCCCCAAGGATGGAGCCGAGCTCCTGCCCAGGAACGGGCAGCCCAAGGcgggctgggctgagccctgcAAGGAGCACCCCAAACCGCGCTGGGCCGAGGCCGTGCTGGCCCCCCTGGCCCTCTACAGCCACCACCGCTACCCCCTGCCCTTCCCGGGGCTGGACAGCCAGCGCCCCAAGCCCCACGCCGCTGCAGGGGACGGGGACGGTGACCCCCCGACTTTCCGCcactgccctttcctcctggaTGCCAAGCACAGCCCCTTCCTCCTGTCCTCGCTGCTGCCCGCCGGACCCCCAGGGGACACTCAATTTGGCAGCGGGGGACCAGAGGGAGCAGGGGTGATGGGTGACGGGCGCTTTGCTGGGGTGGACTGGCACCTGGGCTCCCACGTGCCCGCCTGGGGCCACCCCGTCTACCTGGGGCTCCCGTCGAGGCGCAAGACGGCTCCGAACACCTTCGACGAGTGCTCCAGCTCAGGGAACAAG gAGTTTTACCCGAAGAAAGAGCCCGGCTTCCCCTCCCTGGCCGAGGACCAAGCGCCGTCCCAGCTGCTGGGCAAGGGGCAGGATGGAGCGGGGGAGCAGGAGCCGGAGCTGCCGGGAGCCTCGTGGAGGGATGGCCGAGTGGGGGGCAGCTCGGTGGTGCCCGCTCCCCATATCCGCAcgcccctccccagctccagccgcccccttttcctcctgcagcccGGCAGGCCAGGGAGCTGTGGGGGCCCCTGGGTGGGCGCGCAGCCCCCTGGTGCTGATGTCCACCTGGAGCTGGGGCAATGCCGAACCTCCCAGCCCAAAGATGAGTGTCTGGCTTATCAAAGCTCCTCCCCGGGAGACCCCGACCCATCGCCACTGCTCACGGATGGGCACAACCCGCTGGCCCTCGCCAAGTCGGACCCCCCCCCAGCTTGTCTCTGCACCACGCCGGGCTGCAATGGGTGCCCAGGGGTTGGCTGCGGGGTGCTCAACCCATTCGAGCCCcccctgggcatccctggggGCCGTTTTCCATGCACCCCCAGCAACCACACCAAGCTGAAGAAGACGTGGCTGACGCGGCACTCGGAGCAGTCGCTGCCGCGCTGCAAAGGCCCCCGCCGGGACGGCGGCCCCGAGCCAGCCGGGGAGGGCAAGCGCTCGGCCAAGCGCCCGCACGGCACCGGCGACGGACCCGGGGTGGCCAAGAGGGGCACAAATGCCACCGAGCACGTGGCCATGGCAGGTGATGATGTAGAGAGCGAAGGGGACCCGGAGGAGAGGAGGAtggagctgggagagggag ccacATTGGGCCATGCTGGCCGGGAGCTGTGGTGCCTGCAGAGCGTGCCCTGCACCGCGCTGCCCGAGAGCATCCCACGGTGCTGCGCCTGTGCCGCTCGCGCCCCGAGGGACCCCcagggcgaggaggaggaggaggaagatccCCCCGAGAGTACTTGCAGGCTGCTGCACTTCCGCAG GTTCACccttggggacagcggggacctGACTGTCGATGGCATCTGCACCCTGGGGGAGGCGGAGGGGGGGACGCTGCAGCCGGAGGTGGCCGACCCCGAGCGTGGGGGCAGGAGCGGGGGCAGCAGCCTCTGCCTGGCCAAATACCTGCTGGGGGTCTTGGGGGACAACTTCTGCCAGGCCATccgcagggacagggacacgtgGCTGCAAGCCCCTGAGG GGGTGACGGGCTGGAGGCGGGGGGCAGGAGCCCCCCAGCTCTGCGACGCCTGCCAGCGCGGCTTCTTCAACTCCCACTGGAGCTGCGCCAGATGTGGCTTccagctgtgccctggctgCCACCGCAGCAGGCGAGAGGCTGACGGCCATG AGGGTCTGGCGCGGCCACCCGAGTGCATCCCTGGGCAGGAGCACCACGTCGCGTCCCTTGTCCCCACGCAGTTCGTCCCCACCCGTG TCCTGAGCCGGCTCTGGAAGCTGCTGCACGAGGTCAGGGTCAAGTTCAACATTGAGTCACATTGTCCATGCGGGGAGGGGGCCGCTGAGcggagcctggcagagcccccGGGGAGCAGCCAG ATGCACGGGGTGTTTCAGGAGCTGCCGGGAGCCGCGGTGCCCACCCTCCCACCCAGCAGCGATGGCCAAACCGACACCTCCCGCCCCATCAAGGAAG AGAGCCCTGAGGGGGGGTCACCACCACCGGGGCAGCCCCCCCCGCGGGTGGCCGTGCAGCCTGGCACCCTCTGCGACCTGCTGGCCTCCACCGCCGTCAAGCTGTGcctggggcaggatggggtGCGCATGGCTTTCGCCCCCGTCTCGCCCGCTTTGCCCAAC GACAACCGCCTGACCAGCATCCTAGACAGCATCATCGCCCGCGTGGTGGAGAGGAAGATccaggagaggcaggaggggGGCGAgctgagcccccccagccccaaaagcTCCCCCTGCACCCTGGCACCCAGCGGGCTGCTCTGGCTGCACGACCCCGGCCACGCCAGCAACTACCAACTCTTCCAGGAGCACTGGCGGCGGGGCCAG CCCGTCCTTGTTTCAGGGCTGCAGAAGAGGCTGgagggggggctgtgggggccgGAGTCCTTTTGCCCCGCACGGGGGGAGCAGGCAGTGGACGTGGTGAACCTGCGGGCGCCGGGCAGCCGCCTCCGCATGAGCAGCCGGGAGTTTTGGGATGGCTTCACCGCCAGCGCGG catccctggagcTGGGTGGTGGGGACCTGCTGAAGCTGGAGAGTGGCTTTGGGGACATGGAGCTGTGCCG CGCTGCCAACCTGCGTGCCAGCCTCCCGCTGCCCGAGTACTGCGGGGCCACCGGCCGCCTCAACCTGGCCGCCTACCTGCGGGGTCAGCGGGGCCGGCGCTGGCTGTGCCCGCGGGTCTGCGCGGCTTACG GTGTGCATCCCCGGGACCGAAATATTGGGACCAAAAACCTGACGGTGGAGCCGACCGACACCATCAGCATCCTGGTGCACGCCGTGGCGGGGCCGCCCGAGG ccctgctctgggaAGGCGATGCGGACGGCATGGACGCGCAGCTGCAGGAGCGGCTCTGGGATGCCGGCAGCCGCCCCGGCGCCCTGTGGCACATCTTCCGTGCCGAGGATGCCGCCCGCATACGTGATTTCTTGCAGAAG GACCAAGAGCAGGAGGGGGCAGCCACGGCGGAGCCCCCCGGCCGCTACCTGGACCTCTCGCTGCGGAGGCGGCTGCGTGAGGAGTGCGGGGTGAGCGGCTGGACCCTCCTGCAGTTTGTGGGGGATGCGGTGCTGGTCCCCGCCGGGGCTCCCCACCAG GTGCAGACCCTCACCAGTACCATCAGCGTGGAGCAGCGGTTCCTCTCGCCAGAGAACGCCATCCGCCTTCAGAACCACAGCATCCACCCCTCTGCGGCCACACGCCAGCTCCATGCCCAG CTGGACGGCATGATCTTCTGCGCTGTGCAGGAGGCGGTGAGAGTCCTGCGGGGCTGCAAGTGA
- the NUDT18 gene encoding 8-oxo-dGDP phosphatase NUDT18: MGDAPAAELDAVLGGGAWDLGASLEGAPPSTGPIRLGRNVCYVVLAVLFNQEDAVLLVQEAKPECRGMWYLPAGRMEPGESIVAAMRREVKEETGLECEAVTLLALEERGPAWIRFAFLAHPTGGTLKTLEEADAESLQATWWPGDPRALPLRAPDILPLLDLAARYRRSPPHPPTLPRDLPCAPLCLRLLVAFTNDTGDVWVLLATAGTPHLPVVACGTSPSELRGGLRLPVLQLLGGCLPSAPRPGPMGLLGLQHRAGGLGGADGICFNVLLSIPASSPGGAPPEPRDPAFCWWQLKDGSRRGRILQRLRAVATVPIRS; this comes from the exons ATGGGGGATGCTCCGGCGGCGGAGCTGGATGCGGTGCTGGGGGGCGGCGCTTGGGACCTGGGGGCGAGTTTGGAGGGTGCCCCCCCTTCCACCGGCCCCATCCGCCTGGGGAGGAACGTCTGCTATGTGGTCCTGGCCGTGCTCTTCAACCAGGAG GACgcggtgctgctggtgcaggaggCGAAACCCGAGTGCCGTGGGATGTGGTACCTGCCGGCGGGGAGGATGGAGCCCGGTGAGAGCATCGTGGCCGCCATGCGGAGGGAGGTGAAGGAGGAGACGGGGCTGGAGTGCGAAGCCGTCACGTTGTTGGCGCTGGAGGAGAGGGGACCGGCCTGGATCCGCTTCGCCTTCCTCGCACACCCCACCG GTGGGACCCTGAAGACCCTGGAGGAGGCTGACGCCGAGTCCCTGCAAGCCACTTGGTGGCCCGGGGACCCCCGCGCGCTGCCCCTGCGAGCCCCCGACATCCTGCCCTTGCTGGACCTGGCCGCCCGCTACCGCCGCagccccccgcacccccccacGCTGCCGCGGGACCTGCCCTGCGCCCCGCTCTGCTTGCGGCTCCTGGTGGCCTTCACCAACGACACTGGGGACGtttgggtgctgctggccaCGGCCGGGACTCCCCACCTGCCCGTGGTGGCTTGTGGCACGTCCCCATCCGAGCTGCGGGGGGGTCTGCGCCTGCccgtgctgcagctgctggggggctGCCTGCCCTCAGCCCCCCGCCCGGGACccatggggctgctggggctgcagcaccgggctgggggtcttgggggggCTGACGGGATTTGCTTCAATGTTTTGCTGAGCATCCCGGCCAGCAGCCCCGGGGGTGCCCCCCCTGAGCCCCGCGACCCCGCTTTTTGCTGGTGGCAGCTGAAGgatgggagcaggaggggacgGATCCTGCAGCGGCTCCGTGCTGTGGCCACCGTGCCCATCCGCAGCTAG